ctactcGCTTATCTGTAACACTAGGATTGATTCATATAATGCTCTTTATTGTCAGCTTCTAAAGATTCTTACACAATGAAATTCCAGCTCAGCAAATTAACCATGATAAACAGACTGTAAAATGATTAATACTTTTGTACATGTTAAATTAAACATCATTATAGTGTGATGCTTTATGGTTCGAGCTCTATTCTAATATCTATAACAGCTGCATTGTAACATCATATATTCTATCTGCATGTGACCATTTCTTAACGTCTTGTTGGTCTTGCTTTTATCTGTAATTTTagtttttgtaagctgccttgttgTACTGTATTGAATAAGAAGGATAAGGTATAAATTATGTTAAGAGAAAATGCAATGGACTAAACCTGAGGCTGCAGATCACATGAAAGTGGGAAAGGGGGGAACTGAGGAATTTTGCAGGGGAAAATGTTTAACCTAAGcaaaatgctttcttttattGTATCCTAAAATGCTTTAAAACTTAAGAGATAATAACGGGTTTGCTGTTCGCTATATCTAATGTTATAATTACTGTTAAgacagaactgtagaattgtagTTGTGCAATTCTATGCAAGTTTACTGGGAAGACAGTCCCACTaagctcaatggaacttacttcttagTAAGCATGTGTGCATTTAGGACTGCACCCTTAATCTTACAAACATTTATCTATATATATTCCAAATACCTTTTAAAATCAAGCTTGATGCCCTTGCTAGTGTTTTTAATTTCATTCAGCCATTCCTTTAATGTATTATCACTACTGGTTTCAGGTGGATGAGCCATGATGGGCTCACCACTTCCCTCTTCTTCACAAAGAAGGACATCAGCCTCTATCATGTGAGCTGGACCTGTTTGTTTACAAAAACATGAACAGAAAAAGTAAAACAAGCAGTGTTGTGACATTTAAATTTGTCATGGATAAATTGTATTGCTATCTAACATTTATGTATCACTTAAGAGTCAGTTTAATCCACTTGAAGGAGATCACTAGACACAGACAGTGGAAACATAGATTCATATCTCTGTTCACATAGCTCATCTGGGAGGCTTGGGGAAACCAGGACTATTGCATTCACTTAGATAGACTTGTCAgtgttattttaaatatattcatAAATACAAATATTTCCTAATCACACTATAGAGCACGGTTGTTTGCTGAAATAGAAGTATCTAGCTTAAAACATTAAGCTTAacaatctttgctttaaaaaatcagTTGACAAGTTAATTTGTGAGTGGGCAGTAAATTGAAAGGCACACTAATTGCATTCTTCTTCTCATTTTGTACTCCACAGAAGCTACTTAATTAATTTCTCATGTTTGTGCTTTTTAAGGCAAACAATTTAGGCTCCAATCCTAACCATACCTACTCCAAAGCAAGTCCCATTGGATTAAATGGGTCCTATTCCCAGGTCAATGGGATTAGGATTATAGACTTACAGTGCAATTCCAACCCAGGATCTGCCAAAATGAACAAATTTTAATCTGGCAAATCTTGAATGCAGCTGGGGCTATGCTGGAGCAAGTCCCTCAACCTTGCTCAACTGGGACTCAGCCAGAACTTAAACTGGTGTAATTTAAAATGGTATGTCCCCACTAAAAGGGAGTTCTGGAGTAGGGAAGGACAAGGAGAGACTTGCACCTATTCCAAATTATAAATTAATTGGATGAAGGTATTTAGGCGATGCTCatcaaatatgcagatgacaccaaaatgGGAGGGGTAACTAATGTTGCAGGACAGAATGGGGATTCAATATGACGTCAACAGATTGGCCCAAACTAAGGGACAAATACAAGGTTCTACACTTCAGCAGGAAGAGCCAgctacacaaatataagatggggagggGGCACCTGGTTTGcatgtgaaaatgatctaggggtcttagtaggccCCAGGTTTAAcgtgagtccacagtgtgatgtgcaaaaaaaaaacaaacaaaaaaaaactattGCTATTATTGGCTACATCAGCAGAGTTACAGTGTCCTGATCAATGGAAGCAacagtcctgctctattctgccttggtcacacacctggagtactgtgtccagttattggagccacaatttaaggaggatattgacaagctggaacatgtgcagaggagggcaaccaagatgttgAAGTGCCTGGAAACCAAGCATAATGAAAAATGGTTGAGGGCATTTGGTATGTTTAGCCCGGTAAAGAGGGACTTAGAGAagatatgataggcatcttcaaatatctaccGTAATATCCCTGGTTTCTTTCTCACCTTAACTGATTTCCAGTGTGTGTGCTGCTGCATGCTTATCCCAGAGAGCAAAAGCCATCGACTTAAGtgctgcttacttctgagtaaagtgtGCAACCTCCAAGTTAGTGCCTTTCTGCACTAAAAGGGAAGTGAGGCATTCTCAGAAGTTCCTGCCTCTGGCATGCcagatttaggctgcagtcctgtgtacCCACTTTCctcagagtaagccccattgaacttggtgATATGTACTCATGAGTAGACATTTATAGAACTTGCTGTTAAGCCCCCAGTTTAAGTCTTTTGTGATTATTTAATTACATCATGCTTTTTTATGGAGATGGGGGCACCAAGGGCGCAAGGGAACCTAGGTACGCCTCTACCTGTAGCCGAGCAGGTAGGATACCTGTGACCCCTCTAAATGTTGCCGGACTTCAgctaccatcagccccagttacCATGGCCAATGGGATGACAAGAGGTATACTCTAACAACATCTTGAAGGACATTGGTTTTCCACCACTGCTGTCACATACCTAGACTGGGGGTTCAAATATTTTACCACCATCACTTCATGCAATCTCTTCTCTGCTGTTTAGGATGGGCTCGTGCCATAAGGTTCTCTGCCTTTCCCACCTTGGAAATTTGCTTAAAGGGTGttatataataaataattgcAGCCACAATGGAATGCCTTCAGAAAATGTTGCATAAAGCTTATGATGCACTCATATTTTTCACATATTGTCTCAAAACATAAGGGCTAGAAATGCATTTCTGAAGTGGCATGGCTGCCAGGCAACTGAGTAGCTCTCTGATTTGGTGATCACAAAAGAAACAAACTATTCTTCTAACAAACCACATGCAACACTCTGGTAATTCAACTCTGGCCTCAGAAGTGCTTCCATGATACATTGTGAAACTAAAATAAATCACTTTTATCATATTCTCAGTTAACAGTTGGTCTGTTTTCAAATATATTGTCCAGCAAATACTTACTCTGTATCGCCTCTGTCATTTGTAACTTATTATTTGCTCTATGGTACCAGATGATTTCAGCTCCATctcttgttttaatttgtttggcATTCAGGAAATAATCCAATATATTTTCACTCCAACACCCTATGTTGAGAACATTGGAGGGAATAAATGTCAATGTTAGACAGCTTACAAAAGCTTATTAagccgtgtgtgtgtgggaaTAGAGACAACTAATGTGAAACAGAAATAATATCTAGCATTAAAGTAGGAATAAAATAAGCTATTATTGACAATAAAGGAAAGATTTGAACATAAAGGCTAATCAGTCAGTCCTTCATTTCATTTGTATGTCACCTTTCCAAACTTAAAACCACActcaaggctgcttacaacaTACAAAAAACCCATATAATTACAAAAAACAGTAgttgtaaacaatttaaaaaataacatcaaTAGCAGCAACTATCCCACACCTCAACGAAAGCACCCTCCtgggccaggtgggaaaaggcctgcaaggcagggagcagggtcTTCTAGGAATCACAGTCAAGTGGAACCTCTGAAGGGGAAGGGCTacagctcagtggcacagcatctgctttgaatgcagaaggtcccaggtgtaatccttggcatctccaggtagtgctggGAGAGTGCCATGCCTAAAGTAttagagagttgctgccagtcagtgtagatgatactgagATTTCCCAATGTGTGGAAATTAACAACAAgtagttattatttgtaccccacccatcttactgagttgccccagccactctgggcggcttccaacctatataaaagcataagaaaacatcaaacattaataatattaatatttatttattatttataccccctccAGCTGGggtataaaaacttccctatacagggttgccttcagatgtcttctaaaagttgtatagttatttaactCCTTGAAATCTAATGGGACAGCATTCCATAGGGTGAGCaacactacctagaaggcccaaTGTAGCACTATGTGAGGTATGTATGCATGGAACAAGAGATCCACCAACCATCCAGATCAGAAGTTGTAAGAGATTAATCTAATCCAGTAAGTGGCAGGTTTTGCTTTTGTCGACAGAGGCATGGGTTTGTCAACAAATGGAACCAGGTTATTCCAGGCAAATTGCTCTTCAGTCGTCCATGCTCTTCAGTTTTATATCATAAAAAAGCTGTGGGAGCATTAGCAACATAGCcctcaaaacaaatcaataacctTAAGAGGTGGTAATGTGTTTAATTTCTGAAGACACTCCATTTCTTTCTCTGTCTGTGTTTCAATTAAACTATCTGACACAGGGTCTTGTATGTAACATTGCAGCAATTGCTTCTCTGATTAGAAAAACAGCATCCTCTTGATTTATTCCTCTCTAATAATCAAAATAGCTTTTTTCAGTCTTCCAGTCAAGTCTCCACAACAGATGTTACACTTACCCACACAAGCTGACCACAGAGGTGAGCAGTGATTTATGTATAGAGAACAAAAGGTTAATATTTGCACCAGCACACCTGCCCTGCTCCTCATTCTAGCAGGTGCAACCAACCAAGCATGTGCatgcaaaaaagaagagaaaccaCAATGCATGGTGGCTGGAAGGAAATCTTCACTCAAAAACATGTGGAAGTTTCTATTTCAGCCTTTCCCAATCcgttgccctccaaatgttattggactacaaccctCAACATCACTTTGGGGAattgccatagctcagtggcaagttccaggttcaatcctgggaatgtcctgtctgaaaccctagagcaccagtcagtatagacagtaCTGGATAGATCAGGTGTCTGACCTTgcctttactgtatttatatcccatctttcctccaaggagttcaaggcaaCATACAtacttctcctccccattttatccacacATGCCTGTGAGGTTAAGTGAGGCTCAGAGAGAGTGGcaccaaggtcgcccagtgaacTTCAGTGGCCGAGtcggaatttgaaccctggtctcctgggtcctgaaccagcgctctaaccactataccacactgtctcCCCTATTTTACCACTGGCCACGTTTGCTGGACCTAATGGAAATCGGCGTCCAGAATACCTGCAGGTTAACAAGCAGGAGGAAAGACTGCCCTAGTTTAACCCTGGCAGCGCTTTTTTCATGTTTCAAAATGGACACCACCAACCGttgcttcccttctctctcagTGGCTTCATATTGTTTCTCTTTTTGTAACGGATACGAATGCTTGACCTCACTTTGTACATCACGGGTGTGCGGAGGTCTGACCTTTGGGAATCTCCTTTGGCTTTTTTTCCCTACtagaacaccccccccctcaaaatacgaAATATTTGCACTTCCCACCGAGGAACTTGAGTTTTTTCTCCATACAGAAAAAATGATTTCTACAacgcccccgccccgccctcctcGGCCGCGCTTTTTTTCGAAAATTTCAGCAGTAAAATGGAAGGGAGGGTGATTTTTGTTATTAAATAATTGGGAGCCAGACGGCGGTCTGCCGGCGCTCAACAGGGCGGGACCAACCCGGCTATGAGAAGGGAAGAAG
This genomic stretch from Podarcis muralis chromosome 11, rPodMur119.hap1.1, whole genome shotgun sequence harbors:
- the FAM151B gene encoding protein FAM151B isoform X3, whose protein sequence is MFLSEDFLPATMHCGFSSFLHAHAWLVAPARMRSRAGVLVQILTFCSLYINHCSPLWSACVGCWSENILDYFLNAKQIKTRDGAEIIWYHRANNKLQMTEAIQSPAHMIEADVLLCEEEGSGEPIMAHPPETSSDNTLKEWLNEIKNTSKGIKLDFKSLAAVNPSMKLLGDIKLRQPVWINADILPGPNGSNCVVDAKGFLDTVITFFPDVTLSLGWTTGWINLKCNKDTL